The proteins below come from a single Metarhizium brunneum chromosome 1, complete sequence genomic window:
- the DPH4 gene encoding Diphthamide biosynthesis protein yields MSPPQPPTHYEILNLTPSIIDESPDAAKLIKKAYHRALLRNHPDKTISHANTPPGALFSIDQITTAFTVLSSPRQRTEYDTKLRQAQTFSGAAGPDSAQRFQTGVENVDLDDLPYDEAKERWYRSCRCGNLRGYLFEEEDLIEVEDEGELMVGCQDCSLWLRVHFAVVDDVIPVDEDPIDQS; encoded by the coding sequence ATGAGCCCGCCACAGCCCCCAACACATTATGAGATCCTCAACCTCACGCCCTCCATCATCGACGAGTCACCAGACGCCGCCAAACTCATAAAGAAGGCCTACCACAGAGCCTTGCTCCGCAACCACCCCGACAAAACCATCTCACACGCCAACACTCCACCGGGAGCACTATTCTCAATAGACCAAATCACCACCGCGTTCACGGTCCTCTCTTCCCCCCGGCAACGCACAGAGTACGACACCAAACTCCGTCAGGCTCAGACGTTTTCCGGCGCCGCTGGACCGGATTCAGCGCAGAGGTTTCAGACGGGCGTTGAGAATGTAGATTTGGACGATTTGCCGtacgacgaggccaaggagcggTGGTACAGATCATGTCGGTGTGGGAACCTGAGGGGCTATTTgtttgaggaggaagatCTGATAGAggttgaggatgagggtgaGCTGATGGTGGGTTGTCAGGATTGTAGTTTGTGGCTACGGGTTCATTTTGCCGTGGTGGATGATGTTATACCTGTAGATGAAGATCCAATAGATCAAAGTTGA
- the cyt-20 gene encoding Valine--tRNA ligase encodes MASNSARGGPVGANEGAETPKPAAQTTVPDIGAPRAADGAPKEKSEKDLEKERKKAEKAAKIEAKKAKAAQMAANAANKEKKAKEKKAEEAVPPYVEDTPAGEKKRIRPFEDPNFKAYDPIAVESAWYDWWEKEGFFKPEFTPDGKVKEAGSFVIVHPPPNVTGSLHMGHALGDSLQDLMIRWNRMNGKTTLWLPGCDHAGISTQSVVEKMLWRKEGKTRHDLGRTKFVETVWEWKEEYHKRINKALTHMGSSFDWSREAFTMDANLSAAVAETFVRLHEEGIIYRANRLVNWCTHLNTALSNLEVENKELTGRTLLDVPGYEKKVEFGVIVHFKYPIEGSNETVEVATTRIETMLGDTGIAVHPNDARYKHLVGKNAVHPFIPDRKLPIVADEYVDMEFGTGAVKLTPAHDPNDFNLGQKHHLEFINILTDDGLMNENAGLYKGQKRFDVRYSIQDALKEKGLYVDKKDNAMKVPLCEKSKDVIEPRMKPQWWVRMKELTGPALEVVREGKIKIRPDTAERSYFRWLEDIQDWCISRQLWWGHRCPVYFANIEGVAKDTADDKLWFSGRTREEAEKKAAAALPGKKFTLEQDEDVLDTWFSSGLWPFSTLGWPNNTHDLDTLYPTTVLETGWDILFFWIARMITLGLKMTGKIPFSEVYCHSLVRDSEGRKMSKSLGNVIDPLDVISGIKLEDLHQKLYQGNLHPSEVEKATKYQKTAFPDGIPQCGADALRFTMINASTGGGDINLDVKVIHGYRKFCNKIFQATKYVLGSLPKDFAPAADGVIRGKTLAERWILHKMNSAARDLNVAIADREFQKSTNIIYKYWYAELCDVYIENSKAIIRDGTEEERQSALQTLYTALEWALTLIHPFMPYITEEMWQRMPRRPGDNTKSIMVSKYPQYSPALDDPESESAYELVLAATKATRSLMSEYSLKENAEVFVQAYNEAALKTCNAEVASIKSLSGKSVKTMHVIGPDAPRPAGCVAYPVSTSVAVFLHVKGRVDMDAEISKAQKKLEKAKMSIQKQEKILFDPGYIEKVSAAVREGDEQRLADAKQEAISFEETIKQCEQLKLE; translated from the exons atggcaagcAATAGCGCGAGAGGAGGCCCCG TTGGGGCAAACGAGGGAGCCGAA ACCCCCAAGCCAGCGGCGCAGACCACCGTTCCTGATATTGGAGCACCTCGGGCTGCCGATGGAGCTCCTAAAGAGAAATCGGAAAAGGATT TGGAAAAGGAGCGCAAGAAGGCTGAAAAGGCTGCTAAGATAGAAGCCAAAAAAGCGAAGGCCGCTCAGATGGCCGCAAACGCCGCCAATAAGGAGAAGAAAGCtaaggagaagaaggcagaGGAAGCTGTTCCTCCCTATGTCGAGGACACCCCCGCCGGCGAGAAGAAGCGCATTCGACCGTTTGAGGACCCCAATTTCAAGGCTTACGACCCTATTGCTGTAGAATCAGCGTGGTATGACTGGTGGGAGAAAGAGGGCTTTTTCAAGCCAGAGTTCACGCCCgatggcaaggtcaaggaagcTGGCAGCTTCGTTATTGTTCATCCGCCTCCAAACGTTACTGGATCATTGCACATGGGTCACGCATTAGGTGACTCCTTGCAGGATCTTATGATTCGATGGAACCGAATGAATGGGAAGACGACTCTGTGGCTCCCCGGATGCGACCACGCGGGTATCTCAACGCAGAGCGTTGTCGAAAAGATGCTCTGGAGGAAAGAGGGAAAGACTAGACACGATCTCGGCCGGACCAAGTTCGTTGAGACTGTCTGGGAATGGAAGGAAGAGTACCACAAGCGCATCAACAAGGCCTTGACACATATGGGCAGTTCATTTGATTGGAGTCGCGAGG CCTTTACAATGGATGCTAATCTTTCTGCTGCTGTCGCCGAAACTTTTGTCCGGCTGCATGAAGAAGGTATCATCTACAGAGCTAACCGGcttgtcaactggtgcacACATCTGAATACCGCACTCTCCAACCTAGAAGTCGAAAACAAGGAACTCACCGGACGGACTCTCCTTGATGTACCAGGGTACGAAAAAAAGGTTGAGTTTGGCGTCATCGTTCACTTCAAATACCCCATTGAGGGCTCAAACGAGACTGTTGAGGTAGCCACAACCCGTATTGAGACCATGCTTGGTGATACCGGGATTGCTGTCCATCCTAATGATGCTCGCTACAAGCACCTCGTGGGCAAGAATGCTGTGCATCCTTTTATTCCTGACCGAAAATTGCCCATCGTCGCTGATGAGTACGTCGACATGGAGTTCGGAACTGGTGCCGTCAAATTGACCCCTGCTCATGACCCTAACGATTTTAACTTGGGACAAAAGCACCATCTCGAGTTTATCAACATTCTCACCGACGATGGTTTGATGAATGAGAATGCTGGTCTATACAAGGGTCAGAAGCGTTTCGATGTCCGTTATTCTATCCAAGATGCTCTGAAGGAGAAGGGCTTGTACGTTGACAAGAAGGATAATGCAATGAAGGTACCACTGTGTGAAAAGTCAAAGGATGTCATCGAGCCCCGTATGAAGCCTCAATGGTGGGTTCGCATGAAGGAGCTTACTGGACCAGCTTTAGAAGTTGTTAGAGAGGGCAAGATCAAGATCAGACCCGACACTGCGGAGAGAAGCTACTTTAGGTGGCTTGAGGATATTCAGGATTGGTGTATCAGTAGACAATTGTGGTGGGGTCATCGATGCCCCGTCTACTTTGCCAATATTGAAGGCGTCGCCAAGGATACTGCAGACGACAAGCTTTGGTTCTCTGGACGAACTCGCgaggaggcggagaagaaggctgcgGCCGCCCTGCCAGGCAAGAAGTTCACCCTCGAACAGGATGAGGATGTTCTCGACA CTTGGTTTTCCTCTGGGCTCTGGCCCTTCAGCACCCTGGGTTGGCCTAACAATACCCATGATTTGGACACCTTGTACCCTACCACTGTCCTTGAGACCGGCTGGGATATTCTATTCTTCTGGATTGCCCGTATGATCACTCTGGGTTTGAAGATGACCGGAAAGATTCCATTCAGCGAGGTCTACTGCCACAGTCTTGTCCGTGACTCTGAGGGTAGAAAGATGAGCAAGAGTCTGGGTAATGTCATTGATCCCCTGGATGTTATCTCTGGTATCAAGCTGGAGGACCTGCACCAGAAGCTTTACCAAGGAAATCTTCATCCCAGTGAAGTTGAGAAGGCAACCAAGTACCAGAAAACTGCCTTCCCTGATGGCATTCCACAGTGTGGCGCTGACGCTCTTCGTTTCACCATGATTAATGCCAGcactggtggtggtgataTCAATTTGGATGTGAAGGT TATCCATGGATACCGCAAGTTCTGTAACAAAATT TTCCAAGCCACCAAGTATGTTCTAGGCAGCCTGCCTAAGGACTTTGCCCCTGCCGCAGACGGCGTTATCCGAGGCAAGACCTTGGCCGAGCGATGGATTCTTCACAAGATGAACAGTGCTGCTAGAGATTTGAACGTCGCAATTGCTGACAGAGAGTTCCAAAAATCTACCAACATCATCTACAAGTACTGGTATGCAGAGCTTTGCGATGTCTACATTGAAAACTCAAAAGCCATCATCCGAGACGGCACCGAGGAAGAGCGCCAGTCTGCTCTTCAGACTCTGTATACCGCTTTGGAGTGGGCTTTGACACTTATTCACCCGTTCATGCCTTACATTACAGAAGAGATGTGGCAAAGAATGCCCCGCCGACCTGGTGACAACACGAAGTCCATCATGGTTTCCAAGTATCCTCAGTATAGCCCTGCACTGGATGACCCCGAGTCCGAGTCTGCGTATGAGCTCGTTCTGGCCGCTACAAAGGCAACCAGATCACTCATGTCGGAGTACTCGCTCAAGGAGAATGCCGAAG TCTTTGTCCAAGCGTACAACGAGGCCGCTTTGAAGACATGCAACGCCGAAGTTGCATCAATCAAGTCCCTTAGCGGCAAGAGTGTCAAGACCATGCACGTAATTGGGCCGGATGCTCCCCGCCCTGCTGGATGCGTCGCTTACCCCGTTTCCACTTCTGTTGCCGTCTTCTTGCACGTCAAGGGCCGTGTTGATATGGATGCAGAGATATCCAAGGCCCAGAAGAAGCTAgagaaggccaagatgaGCATCCAGAAGCAGGAGAAGATTCTGTTTGACCCTGGCTACATAGAGAAGGTCTCTGCGGCTGTTCGTGAGGGAGACGAGCAGAGACTGGCAGATGCTAAACAGGAGGCTATCAGTTTTGAGGAGACTATCAAGCAATGTGAGCAGCTCAAGCTAGAGTAA
- the ATP3 gene encoding ATP synthase subunit gamma: protein MLSRAARPALRAAVTAPARATAASPNGAATYATLREIEGRLKSIRNIQKITSTMKIVASTKLTRAQRAMTESRKYGETANEVFEAAETVAPESEQKKSLIIVCSSDKGLCGGVHSGLSRRIRALANEVTEPFDLVIIGEKCKAQLQRTNAESIQLSFAGVGKDIPTFADAQAIVDQIVMLPTEYTDVKILYNKFINAQSHEPTFVEAFSEEAISQSPNISAFEVDEEALVNLREYSFANNLYWALAEGHACEISARRNAMDNASKNAGEMIGKYQILYNRTRQAVITGELVEIITGATASEDM, encoded by the exons ATGTTGTCGAGGGCGGCTCGTCCGGCTCTTCGTGCTGCGGTCACAGCTCCTGCGCG AGCTACGGCTGCTAGCCCCAATGGAGCTGCCACCTACGCGACCCTTCGTGAAATCGAAGGCCGCCTGAAGTCTATTCGCAACATCCAGAAGATTACCAGCACAATGAAGATCGTTGCGTCAACCAAGCTCACCCGTGCTCAGCGTGCCATGACCGAGTCTCGCAAGTATGGTGAGACTGCCAACGAGGTCTTCGAAGCCGCCGAGACGGTTGCTCCCGAATCTGAGCAGAAGAAGtccctcatcatcgtctgcTCTTCCGACAAGGGTCTTTGCGGTGGTGTTCACTCTGGCCTCAGTCGACGCATTCGTGCCCTCGCCAATGAGGTCACTGAGCCTTTTGACCTCGTCATCATTGGTGAGAAGTGCAAGGCTCAACTCCAGCGAACCAACGCCGAAAGCATCCAGCTTTCCTTCGCTGGTGTTGGCAAGGACATTCCCACTTTTGCCGATGCCCAGGCTATCGTCGACCAGATCGTCATGCTTCCCACTGAGTACACCGATGTCAAGATTCTGTACAACAAGTTCATCAACGCCCAGAGCCACGAACCCACCTTCGTTGAGGCATTTTCCGAGGAGGCTATTTCCCAGTCCC CCAACATCTCCGCCTTTGAGGTTGATGAGGAGGCTCTTGTCAACCTTCGTGAGTACAGTTTCGCCAATAACCTGTACTGGGCTCTGGCTGAAGGTCACGCTTGCGAGATCTCTGCTCGACGAAATGCCATGGAT AACGCCTCCAAGAACGCTGGTGAGATGATTGGAAAGTACCAGATTCTCTACAACCGTACCCGACAGGCCGTTATTACTGGAGAGCTGGTCGAAATTATTACTGGTGCCACCGCCTCGGAGGACATGTAA
- the TOP1 gene encoding DNA topoisomerase 1, with protein MSSDSSDDDRPLARPNGHLSSAKVSRAEDQALDRSQPRKSSGMTGIVVRNGQVDDAMDLDAPNGVNKRKSRSSISKVSYRDESDSDGEPLAKRPRPSARPVDSDSDDEPISKVKAKKKSTSMLADSSDDEKPLGIQLAKKKAAIEKKAAREAQTIRSKETAKSTPKKNIKEESDDEPLAKSSANKRQSNGASAKRKSNGVKKEESDSDAPISKKTKAKGKTTASSKGKSTASTKDSKKAKVKETSEDEEGYAWWNAPKPEDDSIKWQTLEHNGVLFAPEYEPLPKNVKLLYDGKPVTLSKEAEEVATFWVAMMTPASSHHLDNPVFRNNFFTDFSEIVKKNGGATDREGNKVQIKSLDKCDFSKIYDHWLAKTEANKTKNLSKEEKEAAKAKKDALEAPYLHCIWDGRKQKVGNFRVEPPSLFRGRGEHPKTGRVKTRVFPEQITINIGKDAKIPEPPAGHKWKAVQHDQKATWLAMWQENINGAYKYVMLGAASDVKGQSDYKKFEKARELKKYIDKIRKDYTRELKSEVMADRQRATAMYLIDQLALRAGNEKDTENEADTVGCCSLKYEHITLEPPNKVTFDFLGKDSIRYNETAFVEPQVFKNLKLFKKAPKSDGDDLFDRLTTSQLNKHLNSYMTGLTAKVFRTYNASYTMSTLLKELSQDPRSKGSIAEKVKLYNDCNRKVAILCNHKRTVGAGHEQQMQKMGDRIKGLRYQKWRTKKMILDLEPSYKKKKGASWFELDEDLDQEWIQEHQQFLIEEQRTKITKKFEKDNEKRKANKEKPMPEKELKERLQVVKDLETKFRKENKIGKVEAEGRGASVDKYLKAIEKLDERVKVLETQAEDRDGNKEVALGTSKINYIDPRLTVVFAKKFDVPIEKFFSKTLRDKFRWAIKSVEDTEDWEF; from the exons ATGAGTTCCGACAgctccgacgacgacagaCCTCTTGCTAGGCCTAATGGACACC TTTCATCCGCTAAAGTGTCGCGCGCCGAGGACCAGGCCTTGGATCGTTCACAACCACGAAAGTCGAGCGGTATGACAGGCATTGTGGTTCGCAATGGTCAAGTTGATGATGCCATGGACCTAGACGCCCCGAATGGCGTCAACAAGCGCAAGTCACGATCGTCCATCTCTAAAGTCAGTTATAGAGATGAATCTGATAGCGACGGTGAGCCACTG GCCAAACGTCCAAGACCCTCTGCCAGGCCAGtcgactccgactccgacgaTGAGCCAATCAGCAAAGTCAAAGCAAAGAAGAAATCAACATCTATGCTGGCTGATTCGTCTGATGATGAGAAGCCACTAGGCATCCagttggcgaagaagaaggccgccaTTGAGAAGAAGGCAGCTCGTGAAGCACAGACCATTCGTTCAAAGGAGACTGCCAAGTCGACTCCTAAGAAGAACATCAAAGAAGAATCTGATGACGAgcccttggccaagtcgtcTGCTAACAAACGCCAGTCAAATGGCGCTTCAGCCAAACGCAAATCCAACGGTGTCAAAAAAGAAGAGTCCGACTCTGACGCCCCTATTTCGAAGAAGACCAAAGCTAAAGGCAAGACCACAGCGTCTTCTAAGGGGAAAAGCACTGCTTCGACCAAGGActccaagaaggccaaggtcaaggagaccagtgaagatgaggaaggaTATGCATGGTGGAACGCGCCAAAACCCGAGGATGACAGCATCAAGTGGCAGACTCTCGAGCACAATGGGGTTCTCTTTGCTCCTGAATACGAACCACTTCCAAAGAACGTCAAGCTCCTTTATGACGGCAAGCCGGTTACCCTAAGTAAGGAGGCTGAGGAGGTGGCAACTTTCTGggttgccatgatgacaCCCGCCTCATCGCATCACTTGGATAATCCAGTCTTCCGTAATAACTTTTTCACCGATTTCTCAGAGATTGTGAAGAAAAATGGGGGCGCTACAGATCGAGAGGGAAACAAAGTTCAGATTAAGAGTCTGGACAAGTGCGACTTCTCCAAAATTTATGATCACTGGCTCGCCAAGACAGAAGCGAATAAAACAAAGAACTTGtcaaaggaagaaaaagaagccgccaaagcAAAGAAGGATGCTCTCGAAGCGCCATATCTCCATTGCATCTGGGATGGCAGAAAGCAAAAAGTTGGCAACTTCAGAGTGGAACCGCCGAGTCTTTTCCGAGGCCGTGGCGAGCACCCCAAGACTGGTCGTGTTAAGACTCGAGTTTTTCCTGAACAAATAACCATCAATATTGGTAAAGATGCCAAGATCCCGGAACCTCCTGCTGGACATAAATGGAAAGCCGTCCAGCACGATCAGAAGGCCACCTGGCTTGCCATGTGGCAAGAAAATATTAACGGCGCCTACAAGTACGTGATGCTTGGTGCTGCCAGTGATGTAAAGGGCCAAAGCGATTACAAGAAGTTCGAGAAAGCTCGTGAGCTGAAGAAATACATTGACAAGATCCGCAAGGATTATACTCGGGAACTAAAGAGTGAAGTCATGGCTGATCGCCAGCGAGCCACGGCAATGTATTTGATTGATCAACTGGCTCTCAGAGCCGGAAACGAGAAAGACACTGAAAACGAGGCTGATACGGTGGGCTGTTGCTCGCTGAAGTATGAGCACATTACACTTGAGCCACCTAACAAGGTTACTTTTGACTTCTTGGGTAAGGACAGTATCAGATACAACGAAACTGCCTTCGTTGAACCTCAAGTCTTCAAGAATTTGAAACTCTTCAAGAAGGCACCAAAATCTGATGGAGATGATCTTTTCGACCGTCTGACT ACCTCACAACTGAACAAGCATCTCAATAGTTACATGACGGGTTTAACGGCAAAAGTATTCCGTACCTACAATGCATCATAcaccatgtcaacattgTTGAAGGAGCTGTCGCAAGATCCTCGATCGAAAGGCTCCATTGCTGAAAAGGTGAAGCTCTACAATGACTGCAATCGCAAGGTTGCCATTCTATGTAACCACAAGCGAACCGTCGGCGCAGGCCATGAGCAGCAGATGCAGAAAATGGGCGATCGG ATCAAAGGTTTGCGTTACCAAAAATGGCGAACTAAGAAGATGATACTCGACCTCGAGCCCTCCtacaagaaaaagaaaggcgCTAGTTGGTTTGAGCTCGACGAAGATCTTGACCAGGAGTGGATTCAGGAGCATCAACAGTTTCTCATCGAGGAACAACGCACCAAGATCACCAAGAAGTTTGAGAAAGATAACGAAAAACGCAAAGCCAACAAGGAGAAGCCCATGCCTGAAAAGGAACTAAAGGAGCGCCTCCAGGTGGTCAAGGATCTTGAAACCAAGTTTAGAAAAGAGAACAAAATTGGCAAGGTTGAAGCAGAGGGTAGAGGCGCATCCGTTGACAAGTATCTTAAGGCTATTGAGAAACTTGATGAGCGAGTCAAAGTTCTCGAAACCCAGGCCGAAGATCGTGACGGAAACAAAGAGGTTGCCCTGGGCACTTCAAAGATT AATTACATCGATCCTCGTCTGACGGTTGTCTTTGCTAAGAAGTTTGACGTGCCCATCGAAAAGTTCTTCTCTAAGACTCTCAGAGATAAATTCCGATGGGCTATCAAGTCAGTCGA
- the PRP28 gene encoding Pre-mRNA-splicing ATP-dependent RNA helicase has translation MPLDIEQILRQKKAADAAAAKPRFIPKAQRERMAAEQAKREEDDKRRKAADEAQKRRDDERKWESRPNGPSSTSHRIPNGPTQPPTGPRAMNQRKGDSKKSDKVNGDKKSAEDIEATLFRSRYLGPEVNQQSSFSAKKKRMRTTEKKFNFEWDLEDDTSRDNDPIYKNQAVNRGGSLAGLGGEFDEEAERRARKRARLIEERDVENGKERAKGIMEDFYRARAKAKERAERTGLGRHWSEKKLGEMRERDWRIFKEDFGISTKGGAIPDPMRSWEESGLPQRLLDIVDRVGYKEPTPIQRAAIPIALQARDLIGVAVTGSGKTAAFLLPLLVYISDLPPLTEVNKNDGPYALILAPTRELVQQIETEAKKFAEPLGFRCVSIVGGHSLEEQAFALRNGAEIIVATPGRLVDCIERRLLVLSQCCYVIMDEADRMIDLGFEESVNKILDALPVSNEKPDTDDAENAQLMKSYLGSRDKYRQTMMYTATMPPLVERIAKKYLRRPATATIGNAGEAVDTVEQRVELISGEDRRKKRLQEILSKNDFAPPIIVFVNIKRNCDAVARDIKSMGWSTVTLHGSKTQEQREAALASVRSGATQVLVATDLAGRGIDVPDVSLVVNFNMATSIESYTHRVGRTGRAGKSGVAITFLGNEDADVMYDLRQMLSKSSISKVPEELKRHEAAQSKPVRGGARREKDDAAAGGGGGGGGAGKGGW, from the coding sequence ATGCCTCTCGATATAGAGCAGATTCTCCGTCAAAAGAAGGCCGCagatgctgcggctgcaAAGCCGCGCTTCATCCCCAAAGCGCAACGCGAGCGCATGGCGGCAGAGCAGGCCAAGAGagaggaagacgacaaaaggCGCAAAGCTGCCGACGAAGCACAAAAGCGAAGAGATGACGAGAGAAAATGGGAGTCGCGACCCAACGGACCATCATCCACGTCACATAGGATCCCAAATGGCCCAACGCAACCCCCCACGGGGCCTCGAGCCATGAACCAGCGAAAGGGTGACAGCAAGAAGAGCGACAAAGTAAACGGGGACAAAAAGTCTGCCGAGGATATTGAAGCTACGCTATTTAGGTCTCGATATCTGGGCCCTGAAGTGAACCAGCAGTCTAGCTTCTCTGCCAAAAAGAAGCGTATGCGTACGACGGAGAAGAAGTTCAACTTTGAATGGGATCTGGAAGATGACACATCCAGAGACAACGACCCTATATACAAGAACCAGGCTGTCAACAGGGGCGGTTCCCTTGCTGGCTTGGGCGGCGAATtcgacgaggaagccgagaGACGGGCCCGCAAACGAGCAAGGCTAATTGAGGAGCGAGACGTCGAAAATGGCAAGGAGCGCGCCAAGGGCATCATGGAGGACTTCTACCGTGCGCGAGCTAAAGCCAAGGAGAGAGCGGAGAGGACAGGTCTCGGGCGTCATTGGTCCGAGAAGAAACTTGGGGAGATGCGGGAGCGAGACTGGAGAATATTCAAGGAGGACTTTGGCATCTCTACAAAGGGCGGAGCAATACCTGATCCTATGCGCAGCTGGGAAGAGTCCGGCCTTCCACAACGATTGCTCGACATCGTCGACCGAGTGGGCTACAAGGAACCTACGCCCATCCAAAGAGCAGCCATCCCCATTGCCCTGCAAGCCCGCGATCTGATCGGTGTGGCCGTCACCGGTTCCGGTAAAACAGCAGccttccttcttcccctccTCGTGTACATCTCCGACCTGCCCCCCCTCACCGAAGTCAACAAGAACGACGGCCCATACGCTCTTATTCTCGCACCAACCCGTGAACTGGTCCAGCAAATCGAGACGGAAGCCAAAAAGTTTGCTGAGCCCCTGGGCTTCCGCTGCGTCAGCATCGTCGGTGGCCACTCCCTCGAGGAGCAGGCCTTTGCGCTGCGAAACGGCGCAGAAATCATTGTCGCCACGCCCGGCCGTCTAGTCGACTGTATCGAGAGACGACTGCTGGTCCTGTCGCAGTGCTGCTACGTAATCATGGATGAAGCCGATCGCATGATCGACCTCGGTTTCGAAGAGTCCGTCAACAAGATCCTCGACGCTCTCCCCGTCAGCAACGAGAAGCCCGACACAGACGACGCTGAAAATGCGCAGCTCATGAAGTCCTACCTCGGCAGCAGGGACAAGTACCGCCAGACAATGATGTACACGGCCACCATGCCACCGCTCGTGGAACGCATTGCCAAGAAGTACCTCCGTCGTCCCGCCACCGCAACCATAGGCAACGCCGGTGAAGCAGTCGACACTGTCGAGCAGCGTGTGGAGCTGATATCCGGCGAAGACCGCCGCAAGAAGAGGCTACAGGAGATTCTTTCCAAGAACGACTTTGCACCGCCCATTATCGTCTTTGTCAACATCAAGAGGAACTGCGACGCTGTTGCGCGGGATATCAAGTCCATGGGCTGGTCTACCGTCACTCTGCACGGTTCCAAGACGCAGGAGCAGCGAGAGGCTGCACTTGCTTCGGTGCGCTCAGGTGCGACTCAGGTCCTCGTCGCTACGGATCTTGCTGGTCGTGGTATCGATGTGCCGGACGTTTCGCTCGtcgtcaacttcaacatGGCTACCAGCATTGAGAGTTACACCCACCGTGTCGGTCGTACTGGTCGTGCGGGCAAGAGTGGTGTGGCGATTACCTTCTTGGGCAACGAGGACGCTGATGTCATGTACGACTTGAGGCAGATGCTCAGCAAGAGCTCCATCTCCAAGGTGCCCGAAGAGTTGAAGAGGCACGAGGCGGCGCAGTCGAAGCCCGTCCGGGGTGGTGCCAGGAGGGAGAAGGATGACGCCGCtgctggaggcggaggcggaggaggaggagccggTAAGGGCGGCTGGTGA
- the MRPL25 gene encoding mitochondrial 54S ribosomal protein mL59, which translates to MASATKYIQLARTLPEPLQRFFARWPPAAVQSPGSSPTQYQEQRPDPFRFYKHPVTGKWHDPVYSYRRQAQLVQLAREHGVEDLLPETTKGTEYRLAHRVEHGLRVKGTGVGQKVKGHIHERHMIAKMEERRKAMLEMPKLIKAWKRVGKKNWTKWPK; encoded by the exons ATGGCTTCGGCAACAAAATACATCCAGCTAGCCAGGACGCTGCCCGAACCCCTACAGCGATTCTTTGCTCGatggccgccggcggcagtcCAGTCCCCGGGATCTTCTCCAACCCAGTATCAGGAGCAGCGACCTGATCCGTTCCGATTCTACAAGCACCCCGTTACAGGGAAATGGCACGACCCAGTGTACTCATACCGCCGACAAGCACAGCTCGTACAATTAGCACGGGAGCACGGCGTCGAGGATCTTCTTCCCGAGACGACCAAGGGAACCGAATACCGACTTGCACACCGCGTCGAGCACGGTTTGAGAGTGAAGGGTACCGGTGTGGGACAAAAGGTCAAGGGTCACATTCACGAACGACACATGATTGCAAA GAtggaagagagaagaaaggcaaTGCTAGAGATGCCCAAGCTGATCAAAGCTTGGAAGAGG GTGGGAAAGAAGAACTGGACCAAATGGCCCAAATAA